The following is a genomic window from Methanobacterium aggregans.
GGATCGGTTACAGGCTTCGTGGTTACCATAACCTCGTATACGCAGTTGAGGATGTGAAACGTGCTGCATCCCTTGGTGTCAGGGGAATAGTTGTCTACGATGAGGGTCTGCTCTGGGTACTAGGTAAGATGCGTGAAGCAGGAGAACTGTCTGAAAAGGTTCATTTCAAGGTTTCAGCCCACTGCGGTCATGGAAACCCTGCATCTGCAAAACTCCTTCAGGAGATAGGTGCAGATTCATTCAACCCTGTTCGTGACCTGCAGATACCCATGATGGCAGCTATACGCAGGGCAATTGATATCTCCCTGGATCTTCACATGGAAAATCCTAAATCTTCAGGTGGTTTCATAAGGCACTACGAGGCCCCTGAAATAATAAGGGCAGCATCCCCTGTTTACCTTAAAACTGGTGGAGCTGTTGCAGCCCATCATAGCTGGGACACAAACCAGAAGCAGGCTGGAGAGCGTGCAAGGCAGGTTCTTCTTGTTCAGAGCATGATCAACCGTTACTACCCTGATGCAGAGATTTCAAAAAGGGACACAGAGGACATGTCAATTCCTGAAATTTAATTTCAGATAATAGATAATATTAAATAGGGACGTATATTAAATGGAAATAGCTGAAATAGTTAAAAATGCAGTTTTGGAGGCCAGCACAACCTTCCGCAGGGATCAGATCCATGCCTACAGAAGGGCCATTGATATGGAAGTGAATGAAAATGCCCGCTGGGTTCTTGAGCTTCTTCTTGAAAATGCAAAGATTGCCCAACGGGAAAAAATGCCCCTCTGTGATGATACTGGAATTCCACACATTTACCTTGAAGTTGGGGAGGATACTATCCTTCCAGGAGGCTTTTTCAAGGAAATCAAAGAGGGTGTGGCATGGGGTTTAAGGGATCTTCCAGCAAGACCCATGGCTGTACGTGGAAATTCCATTCAAAGGTTAGAACAGAGTAGTGGACTTTATGAAGACCCCGGAATGTTGTTTCCACCTTCTTTCTTTGTTGACACCATCTCAAGGGACATTTCTCGAGATCAGGGGTCTGAAAATGGAGTTGGAGATGGGGTTAAACTTCATGTTCTCATGCTCGGTGGGGGTCCAGAGATCAGGGCACACACTTATAAAGTTTTCCACAAGCGGGATCATAGAAAAGTATTTTGGGAAGTGAAAACATGGTTGAGATCAGAGATTCCCATGCTTGGCTGCACTCCATGCATTCCAGCCATAGGTATTGGGAGAACTCATTTTGAAGCTTCGTCCTTGATGCTGAAAGCAATGGCATATGGGGACCTTAACAAACAATCCGAACTTGAAAAGGACATAACTGAATCTCTTAACAGTTCCAATACAGGTGCTCTTGGTATTGGTGGCTCTGTAACTGCCCTTGGATCCTTCATCAAAGTAGGTCCTCAAAGGGCCAGCGGTGTTCGAATAGTATGTGCCAGACCATGCTGTTGTGTTGAACCCCGAAAATCGTCTGTTTATATACCTTCCAAATCTCTGGGATGATTCTAAGGATTTAAAAGAGAGATTGGAAATACTTTTCCTAAGATCCTACTCAATTTAAATTGAATTAAAGAATATAAAGAATAAATTCATGATTAGGATCTTCAGATTTTGGAATTAATTATGTTGAAGTGATTAAAATGGCAACTGAAAGAGAAACCATGGAAAAAATTCTTGGGTTTGACAACGTGAAATGGAGAACATCCATAACAAAGGTTGAGCCAAACAGGATCACAACAAGAGGATACTCACAGGAAGACCTCATAGGTAATATTTCATTTCCGGAAATGGTGTATCTCCTGATAAAAGGAGATATGCCCTCTGAAAATGAGTCGAAGATGTTGGAAGCTGTTCTTGTATCATTCTGCGATCATGGAGTTACACCTCCAAGCACCCAGGTGGCAAGGTTAATGGCGTCTGCAGGTTCACCTATGAATTCATGTGTTTCAGGAGGGATTCTAGCCTTTGGAAAACATCATGCCGGAGCACTGGAACTTTCAATGAGGTTGCTGCAGGAAACGATTTTTGAAGGGTTTTCAGATTTCACAGGAGAAATGTCTTCTGAAAATCTTAAAAAGAAGGTAAACACACTTGCAGAGGTTATTGTTGATAAATTCGCCCAAAATAACCAGAAGATACCGGGTTTTGGACACAGATATCATACGGAGGACCCCCGGGCTAGAAAGCTCTTGAAACTTGCAGATGATTATGGTTTTTCAGGATTACATACACAACTGGCCCTTTCAATTCAGGATATTCTCTATGAAACAAAAGACCTTCGTATGAACATCGATGGTGCCAATGCAGGAATACTTTCAGACATGGGCTTTGATTGGAAGCTGGGAACCGGTATTTTTATGATGGGAAGGCTTCCGGCATTAGTTTCACATGTTCATGAAGAGCAGACAAATGAATCTCCATTTAGAAAGCTTTTTGAAACAGATGAAATAGAGTACAGTGGCCTTGAGGAGGGAAAAATGAATATATTGAATAAAATTGCAAATAAAGGCTGAAAATAGGATTAAACCCATTGGATAGATGTATTGAATACACATTTTGAAAATTAAATAGTAAAAGATATATATAATACTCAATAGACTTTGGCATATCATGGTGATTTAAATGACAACAATATCGGAAGCTATTACAACCATTAAAAAGGCTGAAAATGATGCTGATAACTTGATCGCGGATGCGGAAAAGAAATCAGCAGATCTGATCGAAGAATCTCATTCTAAAGCTGACGAAGCTGTAGAAAAAGCTAAAAAAGAGGCCCAGGAAAAATCTGAAGCCATTATCTTTGAAGCTGAGACAAAAGCTCAGAAAGAAGCCTACCAAATATCCAACAAAACTGATGAAAAAATAGAAATAACAAAGAGGAAAGCTACAGATGCGGTGGATGAAGCCGTAGCTGTGATAGTTAAAACTGTGTTATAGTGTGAGTAAAATGTTCAAGCCGGCAAAAATGCAGAAGCTCAAGATAATAACTTTGGACAAGTACGCTGATTCTGCAGTTAATTCCCTTCATGAAGAGGGAATCGTACAGATCCAGGATATCTCAGAGCGAATTCAAACCGATGCAGAGTGGAAGCAAATACTCAAACCTTCAAAGGCAAATCCCAACACAGGAAAAGTCTCTTCTCTTCTCATGAAAACTTCGGGAATGGTTGATTTTCTTGAATCCGTTGAAAAACGTGACGGTGGCATAAAAAACACCATCATGGGTTTTATCAATCCTGAAACATTTGAGAAACGAGAAGTTGAAGTTATAAGTGCAGATGAACTGGTTGCCAAAGCAGAGTCAACAATTGCAGATGTTGAATCAAGGACCAAATCCCTTGAAGAACAGTTGAACAAACTGGACTCTGAAAAAGGTAAACTGGAAGATGCTTCCAAAATTGCAGAAGAATTAAAAGATTTTGATGTTGATCTCATTGATTTAAAAGGATCAGAGTATACTGAAGTTATAACTGGTAAAATAGAACTTTCTAACCTTGAAAAATTTAAGGAAGAAGCCAGTGCAGTTACAGAAGAATATCTTGTTTTTGAAACTGATTCTGAACTTAAAAAATCAAAATCTAAAGAAGTTTCAAAGAATATTATTATCATAACCTTATCACAATATGGTGAAAAGTTAACAGGACTTCTAAGAAAACTGGAATTTGATAAATTCGAAGTTTCAGGAATTTCTGGAAAACCAGAAGAGTTTATAAGAAACTCTGAGACAAGAATTCATGCCATAGAAAGTGAAAAAGAAACCCATTTCAATGAACTGGCAGTTGTTGCAGATGAATGGAAGGATAATCTCCTCGTTCTGAAGGAACAGCTGGAAGTTGAGAAGGAAAGGGATGAAATATTTTCCTCATTTGGAGAAACCAACAACACCATGATGTTTGAAGCATGGGTTCCAGAGAAGAAGATGAAAAAATCTCTTGAAATCCTGGAAACATCCACTGAAGGACATTCAGTTGTTGAAGTTTCAGATCCTGAAGAGAACGACGACGTTCCTAGTCATCTCGATAATCCGCGCTTTGCAAAGCCATACGAGATGATGGTGGACATGTACTCCCCTACAAACTACAAGGAATTGGACCCAACCATTTTCATGGCAATCATGTTCCCATTCTTCTTTGGTTACTGTTTAACCGATGCAGGTTATGGTATAATTGATGCATTAGTAGGATATCTCCTTTACAGGGGACTTGGAAGGACCAATAGAACCATGCATGATATGGGTTTGATACTCGTTGCATGTGGTGTGTGGGCTTTCATCCTTGGAATGGTTACCAACGGTTTCATAGGAGACCTTGTACCAAGATTCATAGTTGGAGATATGAGTTACCTAATGCCAACAGTCATAGGATCTGTCAACGCATTTGTGCATCCTGAAAACATATTGTACATAGCATTGACCATAGGTATCCTTCACATAAACCTGGGTCTTATCATGGGTGCTTACAACAACATAAAGAATGGGAAAATTGGAGAAGCCTTCGGTACACAGCTCGATTGGATTATACTTGAATTAGCCATTGTTCTTTACATTGTAACAGGATCAGCCATAGTTGGAGGAGTTACAGCACTCATAGCCATAGGAATTATGATGTACTACAACGGCGTCATGGGAGTGATGGATATACTGAGTTTCCTCGGTACGGTTTTATCATACTCAAGGCTTTTAGCACTCTGTCTTTCAACAGGCGGAATAGCTATGACAGTTAACATCATAACAGGGTTGTCTGCAGAGATGATACCCTATGTTGGTATAATACTAGCTCCAATAATATTCATTGGAGGACACATTGCAAACCTGGCTTTCCAGAGTCTTGGTGCATTTATACATTCATTACGTTTACATTATGTTGAATTTTTCAGTCAATTCTACGAGGGCGGAAGTCCAAAATTCAAGCCCTTCCAAGCTGAAAGAAAATTTACGAAAATTAGGAGGTAAAATAAATGGCAGCAGAATTAACATTAGGTACAGCTTTAGCAGCAATAGGAGCAGGAGTCGCAGTAGGATTTGCGGCATTAGGATCAGGTATAGGACAAGGTATAGCATCAGCAGGTGCAGTAGGTGCAGTAGCTGAAGATAAAGGCATGTTCGCACAGGGTATCGTTTTCACAGCTATACCAGAGACACAGGCTATATACGGTTTCTTAATAGCTATATTGATCCTCGTGTTCTCAGGACTCATGGGTGGACACACGCTTGACGTAGTCACAGGACTTGTAGCAATAGGTGCAGGTGCAGCAGTAGGATTTGCAGGTTTAGGATCCGGTATGGGTCAGGGTATAGCTTCATCAGCATCCGTTGGTGCAGTTGTCGAAGATAAAGGTATGTTCGCACAGGGTATCGTTTTCACAGCTATACCAGAGACACAGGCTATATACGGTTTCCTTATAGCTATACTGTTACTTGTGTTCGGCGGAATTCTCGGAGCATAAGCATTTAAGCTTAGATATTGGAGGATAAGCAGATGAGCTCAGGGGCAGAAAAAATAGTATCAAACATCATATCAGATGCTCAAAGTAAGGCAGATATCATAATCCAGAAGGCCCAGGAGGACACCAGTACAATCACAGAAGAAGGGGACAAAAAAGCCCAATTTGAAAGCGAAAAAATTCTTGAAAGCGCTGAAAAACAGGCACAGATGAAATATCAACAGTTGATCTCTGAGGCTAAGATGAATTCCCGTAGGAAAGAACTCGAGGCAAGAGAAGAAATTATTGAAGAATCATTTGCTAAAGCCGGAGCAGAACTTGAAAAGATCGCTTCAACTTCTTCCAAGGAATATGTGGAATCACTTAAAAATGTCATAAGTGAAGCTGCATTTGAGATTGGTGGTGGAGAACTGGTTGTACTTCTTAAAGAGGAAGATATCTCCAAAATAAAAGACGAAATAAAAGCTATCGAGAAAGATATTACTGATAAAACAGGCCAGAAAACAACCTTTGAAACTGGAGAAAGCATAACCACCATTGGTGGGGCAGTTGTGAAAACCAAAGATGGAGATATTGAGGTTAACAACACAATCGAAGCAAGGATGCTCAGATTCAAAAAAGCTCTAAGATCAGAGGTTGCAAAGGTGCTGTTTAAGTAAGGAGGAAAACCTAAATGGTAGAAGATATTGCAGCATTAGTAAGCTCAATGGGATTTTCCTCCCCAGAATCCGTTATAGGGCTTTTATTTCTGGTCTTAGCAGTTATTGGAGCAGTAATTGTTGTTGTGAGCATCAGACCCGTTCTGGAGTTTTACCCATACACATCACCCAATGCACGTGTAAGGGCAAGAAGAGGAAAGCTGTTTGATGAAAAACAGCTTTCAGAAATAGTTGAAGCAGACACAGTGGAAGAGGTCAAAAATTACCTTAGGGGAGTTCCAGAGTACGCAGAATACGTGGAAAAGTACCCTATTGAGAAGGCACTTGACACCCAGCTTGCAGAAACTCACGATCTTCTTGCAAGGATAGCACCAGATGATATAAAAGAAACCTTTGAAATTCTTTTGTCAAAATGGGATATAAGCAACTTGAAGAGCATAATAATTGCAAAAGAAGCTGGTTTAACAAGGGAAGAAACAGAAGATCTTTTAATACCCTTTGGGGATCTAAAAGATTCATCTGACAAACTCCTTGATGCAAAGAACATTGAAGAAATTGTTAATGCTCTTGAAGGTACAGAATACGCACAAATTCTTGAAGATGCTATGCCAGAGTACCAGAAAATGGGTATGCTCTTACCTTTAGAAGCAGCACTTGACAAGAATTATCTTAACAAGCTGGTTAGATCCGTTGCAAACCCTGCAGATGACAACAGCAAGTTACTGCAGAGTTACATCGGAACCCTTGTGGACACAACCAACCTGAAGATCATACTCCGGGCAAAGGTTGACGGACTCAAATACGAAGAAGTCCAGTCTTACATGATATCCAACGGATACCAGATACGTGAGTGGAAATTAAAAGAACTCATGGAATCTGAAGATGTTGAAGGAGTATTAAGCAGTCTTGAAGGAACAAAATATTCACACATACTTTCAGAGTCCATGCCTGATTATTCAGGCACAGGTTCAATAGCCCCATTCGAGGCAGCTCTGGATGCAAATGTGAGAAAAACTGCAAACACCATATCCAAGAAAAAACCAATAGGCATAGGTCCAATAATAGGATTCCTCAGCAGGAAAGAAACTGAAGTAAGGAACCTTAAGATCATAGCCCGTGGTAAAGTAGAGGATGGAGTTTCAGCTTCCGTGATTAAGGAGATGTTAGTATGAGTTCGCAGGTAGCAGTTATGGCTGACGCGGATACTGTCACAGGATTCCGTCTTGGAGGAATTAAGGCAGGATATCCAGTTTCAAACATGGAAGAAGCAGATAAAACCCTTAAAGAACTTGTAAAACAGGATTTTTCTATTATAATAATAACAGAAAAAATCGGTGACGGAATAAGGGAAACAATAGATAAGTTCACAAAAACAAGCGCATTGCCTATGATAATTGAAGTACCCGACAAATCAGGCTCAATTAGGAGAGAATCAGACCCTATGAGAGAGCTTATAAAGAGAGTAATTGGGGTTGAGATGGTAAAATGATTACAGGAAATATAATAAAAATAGCAGGTCCCGTTATTGTTGCAGACGGCATGAAGGGAACCCAGATGTACGAAATGGTCAAAGTCGGTAGCGACAAGCTCATTGGAGAGATAATTGAACTCGAAGGTGACACAGCAACCATACAGGTTTACGAGGAAACAGCAGGTATGAAACCTGGCGAACCAGTTGAAAGTACTGGAGGACCATTATCTGTGGAATTAGGTCCAGGTATTTTAGGATCCATATTTGATGGAATTCAGAGACCTCTTGAAAAGATCAAAGTTCTAACAGGAGATTACCTCCCTAGGGGTGTTGATGTTCCATCCTTACCAAAGGACAAAAAATGGACTTTCAAACCAACAGCAAAAGCTGGAATAGAAGTTAAAGGTGGAGATGTTATAGGAGAAGTCCAGGAAACATCTGCAATCGTCCAGAAAATAATGATACCTCCAAAAGTGGAGGGAACATTAAAAACAATAGTATCTGAAGGTGAATACACTGTAGAGGAAGACATCGCAGAAGTGGAAACATCCAAAGGTGTCGTAAAAGTTCAGATGCTACAAAAATGGCCTGTTAGGGTTGGAAGACCATACAAGCAGAAATTAGACCCTGATGTACCACTTGTAACAGGACAAAGGGCACAGGATACTTTCTTCCCAGTTGCTAAAGGTGGAACATCTGCTATGCCAGGTCCATTTGGATCAGGTAAGACAGTTACACAGCAGCAGCTTGCAAAATGGGCTGACGCAGACATAATCGTCTACGTTGGATGTGGAGAACGTGGTAACGAGATGACAGAAGTTTTAACAGAGTTCCCAGAACTTGAAGACCCAAAAACTGGAAAACCACTCATGGACAGGACTGTCCTTATCGCAAACACTTCAAACATGCCTGTGGCAGCAAGGGAAGCATGTGTTTATACAGGTATAACCATAGCAGAATACTTCCGTGATATGGGCTACGATGTGGCTCTAATGGCAGATTCAACATCCCGATGGGCTGAAGCTATGAGGGAGATCTCAGGAAGGCTCGAAGAGATGCCTGGTGAAGAAGGATACCCAGCATACCTTGCATCAAGACTTGCACAGTTCTATGAACGTGCTGGTAGGATTACAACAGTCGGTACAGAGGACAAAGTTGCATCAGTAACAGTTGTTGGAGCAGTATCACCTCCTGGTGGTGACCTTTCAGAACCAGTTACACAGAACACCCTACGTATATCCAAAGTGTTCTGGGCACTGGATGCATCACTTGCAGACAAACGTCACTTCCCATCAATAGATTGGTTACAGAGTTACTCATTATACGTTGAAAGTGTGCAGGACTGGTGGAAGGAGAACACAGGTTCAGATTGGAGGGACACAAGGGACGAAGCAATGGCCCTGCTCCAGAAAGAATCTGAGCTCCAGGAAATTGTTCAGCTCGTTGGTCCAGACGCACTTCCTGACCGTGAAAGGGTAACCCTTGAAACAACAAGGATGATAAGGGAAGACTTCCTCCAGCAGAACGCTTTCCACGAGATAGACACATACTGCGCACCTCAAAAACAGTATGAAATGCTTAAAACCATCATCATGTTCCAGAAAAACGCAAGTGCAGCCCTTGAAAGGGGAGCAGCAGCAGCAGATGTAGTAGCTCTTACTGTTAAAGAGGACATAGGAAAGATGAAATACTTACCTGAAGCAGAATTTGATGCAAAGGTCAAAGAAATTCAGGATAAAATAATCAAGCAGTGCAGTGAGGTATGAAGATGAAGATAGATATAAAAACAAGGGAGTACACAACAGTTTCAGAAGTTTCCGGCCCTCTAATGATTGTTGAGGGAGTTGAAGGCGTTGCCTACGGCGAAATCGTGGAGATCGAAACACCTGCAGGGGATCACAGACGTGGACAGGTTCTTGAGGTTAAAGATGATCTGGCTGTTGTGCAGGTCTTCGAGGGAACAAGCGACCTCAACACATCAACCACCAAAGTCAGGTTCACAGGAGAAACAGCAAAACTCGGTGTTTCACCTGACATGCTCGGAAGAATATTCAACGGTACAGGAAAACCAATAGACGGTGGTCCAGAGATCATTCCTGAAGAGGAACTGGATATCAACGGTAACCCTATGAACCCATCAGCAAGGGAATTCCCAGCAGAGTTCATAGAAACAGGTATATCAACAATAGACGGTATGAACACACTTGTACGTGGACAGAAGCTACCTATATTTTCAGGTTCCGGTCTTCCACACAACGAGCTTGCAGCACAGATAGCAAGGCAGGCTAAGGTTATAGGTGAAGGATCAGAGTTTGCAGTTATATTTGCAGCTATGGGTATCACCCACGAAGAAGCAAACTACTTCATGAGGGATTTCGAGCGAACTGGAGCTCTTGAGAGGGTTACAGTTTTCATGAACCTTGCAGACGACCCTGCAATCGAAAGGATCATCACACCTAAAATGGCATTAACCACAGCTGAATACTTCGCATTTGAGAAAAACATGCACGTGCTTGTTATACTCACTGACCTTACCAACTACTGTGAGGCATTAAGGGAAATATCAGCAGCAAGGGACGAAGTTCCAGGAAGGCGTGGATACCCTGGTTACATGTACACCGACCTTGCAACCATGTACGAACGTGCAGGAAGGATATTAGGTAAAGAGGGTTCAATCACCCAGATGCCCATACTTGTCATGCCACAGGACGACATAACCCACCCAATTCCTGATTTAACAGGTTACATCACAGAGGGACAGATCGTTCTAAGCCGTGACCTCCACAGGAAAGGTATATACCCACCAGTAGATGTTTTACCATCACTTTCCAGACTTATGAGTGGTGGAATAGGTGCAGAACAAACACGTGAAGACCACAGTGGTGTTTCAGACCAGCTTTACTCAGCATATGCTGAAGGTCGTGAACTACGTGATTTAATGGCTGTTGTTGGTGAAGAAGCTCTTACAGAGCGTGACAGGAAGTTCCTGAAGTTTGCAGATGAATTTGAAAAACAGTTCATAACCCAGACCAGGGACGAAGACAGATCCATTGAAGAAACACTGACACTCGGTTGGGAACTTCTGGCACTTCTGCCAAAAGCAGAACTCAAACGTGTACGTGAAGAACACATTCCAAAATACCACCCAGAATACAAATAAACCCCTTAATTTATTTTTTGGGGTTATAGAGGGATAAAATGGCACAAGAAATGATAGAAGGAATCAATCCAACAAGGATGGAACTTCTAAAACTAAAGGATAGGGAAAAACTGGCAGTAAAAGGTCATGGACTCCTCAAAGAGAAGAGGAACGCCCTTATCATGGAGTTCTTCAACATACTTGAACGTGTTCAGGGTTCAAGGGACATGGTTGAGGAAAATCTAAAGGAAGCCTATGAAGACCTGGCAAAGGCCCAGATCACAATGGGAGAACTCGCTGTCCATAAAGCTTCAATGGCTGTTAAAGAATCCGTTGAAGTTGACATTGATTCTCGAAGTATAATGGGTGTTGTTGTGCCTGTAATTGAATCAACAAGCACACAAACACGTACCATGGTTAACAGAGGATATGGATTTGTAGACACCTCTGTAAAACTGGATGAAGCAGCCAAAAAATTCGAAGAATCCATCAAACTCATAATAGAACTTGGAGAAATAGAAAAAACTATTATACTCCTTGCAAGTGAGATAGAGTCAACAAAAAGACGTGTTAATGCTCTGGAACATATAATCATTCCAAGGGTTGAGAACACAGTCAAGTACATTGAAATGAGGCTCGAAGAGATGGAAAGGGAAAGTTTCGTAAGGCTCAAGATGATCAAAAAAACCATGGAGATGGAGTAATGGTCAGAATAGTAACCAGACTTGGTACCATAAGGAAGGAACTTGAAGATAAAGAAGCAGATATTGACTTCAAAATAGGAACTATAGTTGGAAAATTAAGGGCAATAGTTGCTGATGAAGATGTGGATTTCAAGGCCAACGATGTGAAGCCAATTAAAATCCAGGAGATCAAGGTACCTGCAAACCATATCTGCCTCCTTTACGCCTACGCTGAGAACCGATATGGGCATACAATAGCTGTAGGTGAAGAAACACCCCTACCAATAAGTATGGACAGAACAGTGGACCATGCAACATTTGTTGCAGCTCTTGATGGAGAGATCAAAAAGAATGACCTGATTGGAGTGCTGACCTTACTTCCAACAGAACTCATGAGGTAAGGTTAAAATCCTTACCTATCTTTTTATTTTTTATTTACGATTTTTAGTGTAGACTATTTTTTAGAAATTTAATTGAAAGAAATTTAATTGAATTTCAGGTAAATTATCAACTACCAATTTTTTATAAATTTTATAAATAAAAGATTAAAATTTCATTAGAATTTTTTTAGCATCTACTTGACTATGAAAAAAGATTGTAAAAAATAGGGGTTTGGTACATCCCAAATTACTCATTCACAACCAAATTCAAGGACTGAAATGAAGACAAAATAAATATGAAAGTTTTTGATCAAAAATCAAAGGTTCATCAACCGCTGGAAAGTCTGTCCTTAATGAAGTTGTTCATTGGCTCTTTGCTCTTTCTAACTTCAAGGAGGAAATCTTTTATAACTTCTTCCAACTCATGATATTCCTGTAATTTTTTGTTTTTATCCATTCCAAGCTGTTTTAATTCCTTCATCATCTTCTTTCGAGGTGAAGAGCTTAAAATACCTGTAATCCTCGATTTTTGAGATTTGTTAGAGTATTTATCAATTATAATTCGTTTATTTTTGGTATGATCCGATTTAATTTGTTCTATGTCCCTTTTAATATTGTCCTGAAGGTTGCAGAGAGCTTCCTCAATTTCATTCAGCTCAGACATTAAACGTCTTGAATCTGCAATTGAGGATACATCAAGATCAATTTCATTTATTTCAGACAAAATAGTGTAATAATCTTTGATGTTCATTTTTTACCTCCACCCCAATATTTTGTAATCCATAAAATTTTTATAATCCCTAAAATCACTGAA
Proteins encoded in this region:
- a CDS encoding peptidase, which encodes MDTKDFLSKIGIDEGIHEPSESDKRFPDGAQYRFEVPGIQSPGAMTSLLDAADSYGVRIHRVTQTKGIMLLTDSEIEEMAEIAKDAKIELFLSVGPRATYDTSASANTSEGARIGYRLRGYHNLVYAVEDVKRAASLGVRGIVVYDEGLLWVLGKMREAGELSEKVHFKVSAHCGHGNPASAKLLQEIGADSFNPVRDLQIPMMAAIRRAIDISLDLHMENPKSSGGFIRHYEAPEIIRAASPVYLKTGGAVAAHHSWDTNQKQAGERARQVLLVQSMINRYYPDAEISKRDTEDMSIPEI
- a CDS encoding fumarate hydratase, translating into MEIAEIVKNAVLEASTTFRRDQIHAYRRAIDMEVNENARWVLELLLENAKIAQREKMPLCDDTGIPHIYLEVGEDTILPGGFFKEIKEGVAWGLRDLPARPMAVRGNSIQRLEQSSGLYEDPGMLFPPSFFVDTISRDISRDQGSENGVGDGVKLHVLMLGGGPEIRAHTYKVFHKRDHRKVFWEVKTWLRSEIPMLGCTPCIPAIGIGRTHFEASSLMLKAMAYGDLNKQSELEKDITESLNSSNTGALGIGGSVTALGSFIKVGPQRASGVRIVCARPCCCVEPRKSSVYIPSKSLG
- a CDS encoding citryl-CoA lyase; the encoded protein is MATERETMEKILGFDNVKWRTSITKVEPNRITTRGYSQEDLIGNISFPEMVYLLIKGDMPSENESKMLEAVLVSFCDHGVTPPSTQVARLMASAGSPMNSCVSGGILAFGKHHAGALELSMRLLQETIFEGFSDFTGEMSSENLKKKVNTLAEVIVDKFAQNNQKIPGFGHRYHTEDPRARKLLKLADDYGFSGLHTQLALSIQDILYETKDLRMNIDGANAGILSDMGFDWKLGTGIFMMGRLPALVSHVHEEQTNESPFRKLFETDEIEYSGLEEGKMNILNKIANKG
- the ahaH gene encoding ATP synthase archaeal subunit H, which encodes MTTISEAITTIKKAENDADNLIADAEKKSADLIEESHSKADEAVEKAKKEAQEKSEAIIFEAETKAQKEAYQISNKTDEKIEITKRKATDAVDEAVAVIVKTVL
- a CDS encoding V-type ATP synthase subunit I, giving the protein MFKPAKMQKLKIITLDKYADSAVNSLHEEGIVQIQDISERIQTDAEWKQILKPSKANPNTGKVSSLLMKTSGMVDFLESVEKRDGGIKNTIMGFINPETFEKREVEVISADELVAKAESTIADVESRTKSLEEQLNKLDSEKGKLEDASKIAEELKDFDVDLIDLKGSEYTEVITGKIELSNLEKFKEEASAVTEEYLVFETDSELKKSKSKEVSKNIIIITLSQYGEKLTGLLRKLEFDKFEVSGISGKPEEFIRNSETRIHAIESEKETHFNELAVVADEWKDNLLVLKEQLEVEKERDEIFSSFGETNNTMMFEAWVPEKKMKKSLEILETSTEGHSVVEVSDPEENDDVPSHLDNPRFAKPYEMMVDMYSPTNYKELDPTIFMAIMFPFFFGYCLTDAGYGIIDALVGYLLYRGLGRTNRTMHDMGLILVACGVWAFILGMVTNGFIGDLVPRFIVGDMSYLMPTVIGSVNAFVHPENILYIALTIGILHINLGLIMGAYNNIKNGKIGEAFGTQLDWIILELAIVLYIVTGSAIVGGVTALIAIGIMMYYNGVMGVMDILSFLGTVLSYSRLLALCLSTGGIAMTVNIITGLSAEMIPYVGIILAPIIFIGGHIANLAFQSLGAFIHSLRLHYVEFFSQFYEGGSPKFKPFQAERKFTKIRR
- a CDS encoding V-type ATP synthase subunit K (produces ATP from ADP in the presence of a proton gradient across the membrane; the K subunit is a nonenzymatic component which binds the dimeric form by interacting with the G and E subunits); this encodes MAAELTLGTALAAIGAGVAVGFAALGSGIGQGIASAGAVGAVAEDKGMFAQGIVFTAIPETQAIYGFLIAILILVFSGLMGGHTLDVVTGLVAIGAGAAVGFAGLGSGMGQGIASSASVGAVVEDKGMFAQGIVFTAIPETQAIYGFLIAILLLVFGGILGA
- a CDS encoding V-type proton ATPase subunit E translates to MSSGAEKIVSNIISDAQSKADIIIQKAQEDTSTITEEGDKKAQFESEKILESAEKQAQMKYQQLISEAKMNSRRKELEAREEIIEESFAKAGAELEKIASTSSKEYVESLKNVISEAAFEIGGGELVVLLKEEDISKIKDEIKAIEKDITDKTGQKTTFETGESITTIGGAVVKTKDGDIEVNNTIEARMLRFKKALRSEVAKVLFK
- a CDS encoding V-type ATP synthase subunit C; translated protein: MVEDIAALVSSMGFSSPESVIGLLFLVLAVIGAVIVVVSIRPVLEFYPYTSPNARVRARRGKLFDEKQLSEIVEADTVEEVKNYLRGVPEYAEYVEKYPIEKALDTQLAETHDLLARIAPDDIKETFEILLSKWDISNLKSIIIAKEAGLTREETEDLLIPFGDLKDSSDKLLDAKNIEEIVNALEGTEYAQILEDAMPEYQKMGMLLPLEAALDKNYLNKLVRSVANPADDNSKLLQSYIGTLVDTTNLKIILRAKVDGLKYEEVQSYMISNGYQIREWKLKELMESEDVEGVLSSLEGTKYSHILSESMPDYSGTGSIAPFEAALDANVRKTANTISKKKPIGIGPIIGFLSRKETEVRNLKIIARGKVEDGVSASVIKEMLV
- a CDS encoding V-type ATP synthase subunit F gives rise to the protein MSSQVAVMADADTVTGFRLGGIKAGYPVSNMEEADKTLKELVKQDFSIIIITEKIGDGIRETIDKFTKTSALPMIIEVPDKSGSIRRESDPMRELIKRVIGVEMVK